A stretch of the Streptosporangium sp. NBC_01755 genome encodes the following:
- a CDS encoding helix-turn-helix domain-containing protein — translation MSGGRTRTTSDLCAGLTDVPKTTVYRHVGLLAEAGVLEVVDEQRVHGAVERHYRLRREHAGIDADMAASMSLDEHRHGFAAAMAALHAEFNAYLDREGADPTADSVGYRQGTFWLAPDELAEMIDALRGVLASRAGNKPAPGRSPHLLSMILFPAEESPWHRTGRQAGHHP, via the coding sequence ATGTCCGGCGGGCGCACACGTACCACGTCCGACCTTTGTGCCGGCCTGACCGATGTCCCCAAGACCACCGTGTACCGGCACGTCGGCCTGCTCGCCGAGGCGGGAGTGCTGGAAGTCGTCGACGAGCAGCGCGTGCACGGCGCCGTCGAACGCCACTACCGGCTACGCCGCGAGCACGCGGGGATCGACGCCGACATGGCCGCGTCGATGTCCCTGGACGAGCACCGCCACGGGTTCGCCGCGGCCATGGCCGCTCTTCACGCCGAGTTCAACGCCTACCTCGACCGGGAGGGAGCCGACCCGACCGCCGACTCCGTGGGCTACCGGCAGGGCACTTTCTGGCTCGCCCCCGACGAGCTCGCCGAGATGATCGACGCGCTGCGCGGCGTCCTCGCGTCAAGGGCGGGTAACAAACCCGCGCCCGGCCGCAGCCCCCACCTGCTGAGCATGATCCTGTTCCCGGCGGAGGAGTCACCGTGGCACAGGACTGGCCGGCAGGCCGGCCACCACCCCTGA
- a CDS encoding alpha/beta fold hydrolase: MVFLPGGGSSGMDGFTVQQRAAELTTSMVYDRAGTGWSDRVELPRTSTQVTDELRELLRIADVPAPYLLVGHSLGGLYARHHAQRFPDEVAGLVLVEPEHEDYDSYMPQKLNELYQAWDPGEALPDELPAEIIQFYRDLFAREMADWPEEIREPLIARHISPEWLRIGGREAANRYQLHDEVRSAGPMPDVPLIVLTATAIDPFKEAVTQGIPKSLLHEENEAKTRLYTALAKSVSHGENRIIDDAGHASVIFRRPDAILQAIQDLLARLGS, translated from the coding sequence GTGGTGTTCCTACCCGGGGGCGGCTCGTCCGGCATGGACGGCTTCACCGTTCAACAGCGAGCCGCCGAACTCACCACGAGCATGGTCTACGACCGGGCCGGAACGGGGTGGAGTGACCGGGTCGAGCTGCCACGCACCTCCACCCAGGTCACCGACGAGCTGCGCGAACTGCTGCGGATCGCCGACGTGCCCGCTCCCTACCTGCTGGTCGGTCACTCCCTCGGCGGCCTCTACGCACGCCACCATGCACAGCGTTTCCCCGACGAGGTAGCGGGCCTGGTCCTGGTGGAGCCCGAACACGAGGACTACGACTCCTACATGCCCCAGAAACTGAACGAGCTGTACCAGGCATGGGACCCCGGCGAGGCGTTGCCCGACGAGTTGCCCGCCGAAATCATCCAGTTCTACCGCGACCTGTTCGCACGGGAGATGGCCGACTGGCCGGAGGAGATCCGCGAACCGCTGATCGCACGTCACATCAGCCCGGAATGGCTGAGGATCGGCGGCCGGGAGGCGGCCAACCGCTACCAACTCCATGACGAGGTACGCAGCGCGGGACCGATGCCCGACGTCCCACTGATAGTGCTCACCGCCACGGCGATCGACCCCTTCAAAGAAGCGGTAACCCAGGGCATACCCAAATCGCTCCTCCACGAGGAGAACGAAGCCAAGACGCGGCTCTACACCGCGCTGGCCAAATCGGTTTCACACGGCGAGAACCGCATTATCGACGACGCCGGACACGCCTCCGTCATCTTCCGTCGTCCCGACGCCATCCTCCAAGCGATCCAGGACCTACTCGCCAGACTCGGCAGCTGA